The following are from one region of the Mustela lutreola isolate mMusLut2 chromosome 7, mMusLut2.pri, whole genome shotgun sequence genome:
- the TRMT61A gene encoding tRNA (adenine(58)-N(1))-methyltransferase catalytic subunit TRMT61A, translating into MSFVAYEELIKEGDTAILSLGHGAMVAVRVQRGAQTQTRHGVLRHSVDLIGRPFGSKVTCGRGGWVYVLHPTPELWTLNLPHRTQILYSTDIALLTMMLELRPGSVVCESGTGSGSVSHAIIRTIAPTGHLHTVEFHQQRAEKAREEFQEHRVGRWVTVRNHDVCRSGFGVTQVADAVFLDIPSPWEAVGHAWDALKVEGGRFCSFSPCIEQVQRTCQALAARGFSELSTLEVLPQVFNVRTVSLPAPDLGAHPHPDVHPFRSGTPMKEAVGHTGYLTFATKTPG; encoded by the exons ATGAGCTTCGTGGCCTATGAGGAGCTGATCAAAGAGGGTGACACGGCCATCCTGTCGCTGGGCCATGGTGCAATGGTAGCAGTGCGCGTGCAGCGTGGGGCACAGACCCAGACCCGGCATGGTGTCCTGCGGCACTCCGTAGACCTCATCGGCCGCCCCTTCGGCTCCAAGGTGACCTGTGGCCGCGGTGGCTGGGTGTATGTGCTGCACCCCACGCCTGAGCTCTGGACCCTGAACCTGCCGCACCGCACGCAGATCCTCTACTCCACCGACATTGCTCTGCTCACCATGATGCTGGAGCTCCGGCCTGGCTCTGTGGTCTGTGAATCCG GCACTGGCAGCGGCTCCGTGTCCCACGCCATCATCCGCACCATCGCGCCCACGGGCCACCTGCACACGGTGGAGTTTCACCAGCAGCGTGCAGAGAAGGCCCGGGAGGAGTTCCAGGAGCATCGGGTGGGCCGCTGGGTGACGGTGCGCAACCACGACGTGTGCCGCAGCGGCTTTGGTGTGACCCAGGTGGCAGATGCGGTTTTCCTGGACATCCCATCTCCTTGGGAGGCCGTGGGCCATGCCTGGGACGCCCTCAAGGTGGAAG GTGGGCGCTTCTGCTCCTTCTCGCCGTGCATCGAGCAAGTGCAGCGGACCTGCCAGGCGCTGGCCGCCCGCGGCTTCTCGGAGCTCAGCACGCTGGAGGTCCTGCCGCAGGTGTTCAACGTGCGCACGGTCAGCCTGCCCGCGCCCGACCTGGGGGCCCACCCGCACCCCGACGTGCACCCCTTCCGCAGTGGGACGCCCATGAAGGAGGCTGTGGGCCACACGGGCTACCTGACCTTTGCTACCAAGACCCCGGGCTAG